From Xiphophorus couchianus chromosome 4, X_couchianus-1.0, whole genome shotgun sequence, a single genomic window includes:
- the LOC114142741 gene encoding tripartite motif-containing protein 16-like produces the protein MEQNQLDRETFSCLICMDLLKDPVTTSCGHSYCMNCIKTHWDEEDQKRIHSCPQCRETFIPRPVLKKNTMLAALVEQLKKTGLQAAPADHRYAGHEDVACDFCTGRKLKAIKSCLFCLASFCEKHLQPHYDSAAFKKHKLVEPSKNLQENICSKHDKLLEIFCRTDQKCVCYLCTMDEHKGHDTVSAAAERTERQRELEERRGNIQQRIQDREKYVKLLQQEVEAINRSADKTVEDSEKIFTELICLLQKRSSDVKQQIRSQQETEVSRVKDVQEKLEQEITELKRKDAELEQLSHTEDHNQFLLNYPSLPALSESTHSSSINIRPLRHFEDVTAAVSELREKLHNVLRDSWTNISLMVTEVDVLLSEPEPKSRAGFLKYSCEITLDPNTVNTELGLSEGRRKVTLMNQHQSYSSHPDRFTNWWQVLSRESLTGRCYWEVKRSGTCVYISVAYKNISRAGCGNECEFGCNDQSWALECSQNSFSFGHNNIWTSISGPVSSRVGVYLDHRAGILSFYSITEAMTLLHRVQTRFTEPLLAGVWVGTGSSAEFWKPG, from the coding sequence ATGGAGCAGAATCAGCTCGACCGAGAAACATTCTCCTGTTTGATCTGTATGGATCTACTGAAGGATCCGGTGACTACTTCCTGTGGACACAGCTACTGTATGAACTGTATTAAAACCCACTGGGATGAAGAGGATCAGAAGAGGATCCACAGCTGCCCTCAGTGCAGGGAGACATTCATACCGAGGCCTGTGCTAAAGAAGAACACCATGCTAGCAGCTTTagtggagcagctgaagaagactGGACTCCAAGCTGCTCCTGCTGACCACCGCTATGCTGGACATGAAGATGTGGCCTGTGATTTCTgcactggaagaaaactgaaagccatCAAGTCCTGTTTATTCTGTCTGGCCTCTTTCTGTGAGAAACACCTTCAGCCTCATTATGATTCAGCTGCTTTTAAGAAACATAAGCTGGTGGAGCCGTCCAAGAACCTCCAGGAGAACATCTGCTCTAAGCATGATAAGTTATTGGAGATTTTCTGCCGCACCGATCAGAAGTGTGTCTGTTATCTCTGCACCATGGATGAACATAAAGGTCATGACACAgtctcagctgcagcagaaaggactgaaaggcagagagagctggaggagagacgaggaaacatccagcagagaatccaggacagagagaaatatgtgaagctgcttcaacaggaggtggaggccatcaatcgctctgctgataaaacagtggaggacagtgagaagatcttcactgagctgatctgtctcctccagaaaagaagctctgatgtgaagcagcagatcagatcccagcaggaaactgaagtgagtcgagtcaaagatgttcaggagaagctggagcaggagatcactgagttgaagaggaaagacgctgagctggagcagctctcacacacagaggatcacaaccagtttctcctcaactacccctcactgccagcactcagtgagtcaacacactcatccagcatcaacatccgtcctctgagacactttgaggacgtgacagcagctgtgtcagagctcagagagaAACTACACAACGTCCTGAGAGACTCATGGACAAACATTTCACTGATGGTCACTGAGGTGGATGTTCtactgtcagaaccagaaccaaagagcaGAGCTGGATTCCTAAAATATTCATGTGAAATCACTTTGGATCCAAACACAGTAAACACAGAGCTGGGACTATCAGAGGGGAGAAGGAAGGTGACACTGATGAATCAACATCAGTCCTATTCTAGTCACCCAGACAGATTCACTAATTGGTGGCAGGTTCTGAGTAGAGAGAGTCTGACTGGACGTTGTTACTGGGAGGTTAAGAGGAGCGGGACATGTGTTTATATATCAGTTGCATACAAGAATATCAGTAGAGCAGGATGTGGGAATGAATGTGAATTTGGATGCAATGATCAATCTTGGGCATTAGAGTGTTCCcaaaacagttttagttttggTCACAACAACATCTGGACCTCCATCTCaggtccagtttcctccagagtCGGAGTGTACCTGGACCACAGAGCAGGtattctgtccttctacagcATCACTGAAGCCATGACTCtcctccacagagtccagaccagatTCACTGAACCGCTACTGGCTGGAGTTTGGGTTGGTACTGGATCCTCTGCAGAGTTCTGGAAACCCGGATAG